The Flavobacterium commune genome contains a region encoding:
- a CDS encoding glycoside hydrolase family protein — translation MFSKSTKYNFKLDTAFLMLCLVFFQFSVKAQNPPWQAASFEVVNSNYKTFKTTQYAHVFSGSKHNIVKLAPELQGLTGVELPLDQYKNGTNAPLKLKFKENVQLLVGVFQEKDNKDYLQLSAADNAKLVLENGVTVTGLPAVNVYAISYSKGTQTILPKAKGLFVVLGAVKSNQNLVARNAEFPDGKLWNPTFIVEGFSDEKPLFEIIGGENKPVIDEGFLGTEGIQGGFEGGRVVKVGDTYHMFPTERAGEVGVEMYYDRVKTKIGHWTSKDAIHWKRQSTIYQASGTYALTEDDNPMNDRRGAIWSYMPVFNEKANKWYGYYLAYTVHKEIQPNHSFGRIWRCESTVEGINGIGGPYKDIGIIMEPGLDSQPWEGRQGVASFFPYQVGEKWFGFYSGAYPFESWADYPKNSGKGWFVALAESNSLEGPWTRLNKGLEPIKSIHPVFVENPIVSQLPNGLYIAIFDGGPDGWGHHLPNMMGYSLSKDGVNWSEAHYWPIETKVAKWWDIMRTPLCLIPEGNDVYTIVYNAIDLKKRFHPTGMVKVKLNREVMDARLKELEK, via the coding sequence ATGTTTTCAAAAAGCACAAAATATAATTTCAAATTAGACACAGCTTTTTTAATGCTGTGTTTAGTGTTTTTTCAATTTTCAGTAAAAGCACAAAACCCACCTTGGCAGGCTGCTTCTTTTGAAGTTGTTAATTCGAATTACAAGACATTCAAAACAACACAATACGCACACGTATTTTCAGGAAGCAAACACAATATTGTCAAACTTGCTCCGGAATTGCAAGGATTAACAGGAGTAGAACTCCCTTTGGATCAATACAAAAATGGAACGAATGCACCTTTGAAACTGAAATTCAAAGAGAATGTACAATTGCTTGTTGGTGTTTTTCAGGAAAAAGACAACAAAGATTATTTACAGCTATCGGCGGCTGATAATGCTAAATTAGTTCTTGAAAATGGAGTGACCGTAACAGGTTTGCCAGCAGTAAATGTATATGCGATTTCGTATTCTAAAGGAACACAAACAATTTTACCTAAAGCAAAAGGTTTGTTTGTTGTTTTAGGAGCGGTAAAAAGCAATCAGAATTTAGTTGCACGAAATGCTGAATTTCCAGACGGAAAGCTGTGGAATCCAACGTTCATCGTGGAAGGTTTCTCAGATGAAAAACCATTATTCGAAATTATTGGCGGCGAAAACAAACCCGTAATTGATGAAGGTTTTCTGGGAACCGAAGGAATTCAAGGTGGTTTTGAAGGTGGTCGTGTGGTAAAAGTAGGCGATACTTATCACATGTTCCCAACGGAAAGAGCAGGAGAAGTGGGTGTCGAAATGTACTATGATCGTGTAAAAACTAAAATCGGACATTGGACGAGTAAAGATGCGATTCATTGGAAACGCCAATCAACTATTTACCAAGCCAGCGGAACATATGCGCTAACGGAAGATGATAACCCGATGAACGATCGTCGTGGAGCAATTTGGTCTTACATGCCAGTTTTTAACGAAAAAGCAAACAAATGGTACGGCTATTATTTGGCATATACCGTTCACAAAGAAATCCAACCGAATCACTCTTTTGGAAGAATTTGGAGATGCGAATCTACTGTAGAAGGTATCAACGGAATAGGCGGTCCTTATAAAGATATAGGGATTATTATGGAGCCAGGATTGGATTCTCAACCTTGGGAAGGACGTCAGGGAGTAGCTTCGTTCTTTCCATATCAGGTAGGTGAAAAATGGTTTGGTTTTTACAGCGGAGCTTATCCTTTCGAATCTTGGGCTGATTATCCTAAAAATTCAGGAAAAGGCTGGTTTGTTGCTTTGGCAGAATCCAATAGTTTAGAAGGTCCCTGGACAAGATTAAATAAAGGTTTGGAACCCATAAAATCGATACATCCTGTTTTTGTTGAAAATCCCATTGTGAGTCAACTTCCAAATGGTTTGTACATTGCTATTTTTGACGGAGGACCAGACGGTTGGGGACATCATTTGCCAAATATGATGGGTTACTCATTGTCTAAAGATGGAGTGAATTGGTCGGAAGCACATTATTGGCCTATAGAAACTAAGGTTGCTAAATGGTGGGATATTATGAGAACGCCATTGTGTTTGATTCCTGAAGGAAACGATGTATATACGATTGTGTATAATGCTATCGATTTGAAAAAAAGATTTCATCCTACCGGAATGGTCAAAGTAAAATTGAATAGAGAGGTTATGGATGCCCGATTGAAGGAATTGGAAAAATAG
- a CDS encoding Gfo/Idh/MocA family protein: MLKIAILGLGEGRSTMSAAIESSKVELVKVCDRNEELCKQRAKEFDFHSYTTNYDDLLKDEAIDIIAIYTPDHLHAEHVKQALLHGKHVVCTKPFIDDLSDAKELLELSEKTGKKVFIGQSSRFFEPAKRQRKDFEEGVIGDLITIESHYHADHRWFLKKEWSLLQSFKWLYGGLSHPVDFIRWYLPNIEEVMGYGMISSNGKTAGLKNEDTMHFIFKATDGRIARVSGVYTSPTQPTKRDSGMSVILRGTEGASQADYHELRYSVTDKEGEEKIIHWGDATLKYYFRFEGQSHHGGEYQNYLEYFADSIEQGFTAYPDMKEGIGTVALLQAMDKTLQTGMPVKIADVLKEYNL, translated from the coding sequence ATGTTAAAAATAGCCATTTTAGGTCTTGGAGAAGGACGTAGTACCATGTCAGCCGCTATAGAAAGCAGTAAAGTAGAACTGGTAAAAGTATGTGATAGAAATGAAGAATTGTGCAAGCAAAGAGCCAAAGAATTTGATTTTCATTCGTATACCACTAATTATGATGATTTATTAAAAGACGAAGCTATTGATATCATTGCGATTTATACGCCGGATCATTTGCATGCTGAACATGTAAAACAAGCCTTGTTGCATGGAAAACACGTAGTTTGTACCAAACCTTTTATTGATGATCTTTCGGATGCGAAGGAATTGTTGGAATTGAGTGAAAAAACAGGAAAGAAAGTGTTCATAGGCCAGAGTTCCCGTTTTTTTGAACCGGCTAAAAGACAAAGAAAAGATTTCGAAGAAGGAGTTATTGGAGATTTAATTACAATAGAATCACATTATCATGCGGATCACCGTTGGTTTTTGAAAAAAGAATGGTCTTTATTGCAATCATTCAAATGGTTGTACGGAGGATTGAGTCATCCTGTGGATTTTATCCGTTGGTATTTGCCTAATATCGAAGAAGTAATGGGTTATGGAATGATCAGCAGCAACGGAAAAACAGCAGGTTTGAAAAATGAAGATACAATGCACTTTATTTTCAAAGCGACTGATGGAAGAATTGCCAGAGTAAGTGGAGTCTATACTTCGCCAACGCAGCCAACCAAAAGAGATAGCGGAATGAGTGTTATTCTAAGAGGTACCGAAGGAGCAAGTCAGGCAGATTATCATGAATTGCGTTATTCAGTTACCGATAAAGAAGGTGAAGAAAAAATCATTCACTGGGGTGATGCGACTTTAAAATACTATTTCCGTTTTGAAGGACAAAGCCATCATGGTGGTGAGTACCAAAACTATTTAGAATATTTTGCAGATAGTATTGAGCAGGGTTTTACTGCTTATCCGGATATGAAAGAAGGAATAGGAACCGTAGCTTTATTGCAGGCAATGGACAAAACATTACAAACCGGAATGCCAGTAAAAATTGCTGATGTTTTAAAAGAATATAACCTATGA
- a CDS encoding alpha-L-rhamnosidase-related protein, whose amino-acid sequence MNLFSSLRQSFKTIVCVVAVFFLSEAASAQTWIWYPGDFEVWLSNKMQVRRTEREAVFPPLWQYYSPYALVTFQTEVDIPAPDDVKIYSEGPFQLLLDGVQIYGQPKSIKVPAGKHKISFKVYNQEVLPAIYIAGKYVKSDASWKVTNEDKLWIDENGKAQQSGTPWVPVGTWNFDLPESKPSEFKLTTTPWSAKKTEKIGAGELVDFGKETFGYIKIHGLKGKGKLALYYGESREEALDTAKCETLDHLSFDGNQPETYTHDGSKAFRYVQVQADPTVKYDSISMLYEYLPLDYRGAFKSSDQQLNKIWDVSAYTMHLTSREFFIDGIKRDRWVWSGDAYQSYLMNYYLFFDSPSVERTMLALRGKEPVTAHVNIIMDYSLYWFVGVYDYYLHTGDTKFIQTFYPRMKSLMEFCLERRNKNGFLEPLEGDWVFIDWANGLPKTGEVSFEQMLLARSLEAMAVSAEIAGQKDDQKQYKKLADDLKTKLFDVFWDKKQNVMKHQRIDGKIQDIVTRYANMFGIFFNYFNEEQKQSVKNKVLLNKDVLQITTPYMRFYELEALCAMGEQNYVLKEMKDYWGGMLKEGATSFWEEYNPSKKGTEHLTMYGRPYGKSLCHAWGASPIYLLGKYYLGVKPTAPGYNEYEIKPNLGGLQWMEGKVPTPKGEVALYVSKSEIKVKAAEGEGKLIIESKSKPKTNSGTITELAKNKYQLTVKPNVEYKISYKAI is encoded by the coding sequence ATGAACCTATTTTCTTCTTTACGCCAAAGTTTTAAAACGATTGTTTGTGTTGTTGCGGTATTCTTTTTGTCAGAAGCGGCTTCGGCTCAAACCTGGATCTGGTATCCGGGAGATTTCGAAGTTTGGTTAAGTAATAAAATGCAAGTAAGACGTACAGAACGCGAAGCAGTATTTCCACCGCTTTGGCAATATTACAGTCCGTATGCCTTGGTAACTTTTCAGACAGAAGTAGATATTCCTGCCCCAGACGATGTAAAAATCTATTCGGAAGGACCTTTTCAGTTACTTTTAGATGGCGTTCAAATTTATGGACAGCCAAAATCAATAAAAGTTCCTGCCGGGAAGCACAAAATTTCCTTTAAAGTATATAATCAGGAAGTGTTGCCGGCTATTTATATTGCTGGTAAGTATGTAAAATCAGATGCATCCTGGAAGGTGACTAATGAAGATAAACTTTGGATTGATGAAAATGGGAAAGCACAACAATCAGGAACACCATGGGTGCCTGTGGGGACCTGGAATTTTGATTTGCCAGAGAGTAAACCTTCAGAGTTTAAACTCACAACTACCCCTTGGAGTGCTAAGAAAACAGAAAAAATTGGAGCAGGTGAGTTGGTAGATTTTGGTAAAGAAACTTTTGGTTATATTAAAATTCACGGTTTAAAAGGAAAAGGTAAACTAGCATTGTATTATGGTGAATCTCGCGAAGAAGCACTGGATACAGCCAAATGTGAAACATTAGATCATTTATCTTTTGATGGAAACCAGCCCGAAACCTACACACATGATGGGTCAAAAGCTTTCCGATATGTTCAGGTACAAGCTGATCCAACGGTAAAGTACGATTCGATTTCGATGCTTTACGAATATTTGCCATTAGATTATCGTGGTGCATTCAAATCTTCTGACCAACAATTGAATAAAATTTGGGATGTATCGGCTTATACCATGCATTTAACGTCCCGCGAATTTTTTATAGACGGAATTAAACGTGATCGTTGGGTTTGGTCTGGCGATGCTTATCAAAGTTATTTGATGAATTATTATCTATTCTTTGATTCGCCTTCTGTAGAAAGAACTATGTTGGCGCTTCGTGGTAAAGAACCTGTAACGGCTCATGTAAATATCATAATGGATTATTCGCTGTATTGGTTTGTGGGCGTTTACGATTACTATTTGCACACGGGTGATACAAAATTTATCCAAACTTTTTATCCAAGAATGAAATCGTTGATGGAATTCTGCTTAGAAAGAAGAAACAAAAACGGATTTCTGGAGCCATTAGAAGGCGATTGGGTTTTTATTGATTGGGCAAACGGATTACCAAAAACCGGCGAGGTTAGTTTTGAGCAAATGCTTTTAGCAAGAAGTTTAGAAGCTATGGCAGTTAGTGCTGAAATTGCAGGTCAAAAGGATGACCAAAAACAGTATAAAAAACTAGCAGATGATTTAAAAACAAAATTATTTGATGTGTTTTGGGACAAGAAACAAAACGTGATGAAGCACCAGCGTATAGATGGTAAAATACAGGATATTGTAACCAGATACGCTAATATGTTTGGTATTTTCTTTAATTATTTTAATGAAGAACAAAAACAAAGTGTAAAAAATAAGGTGTTGCTGAATAAAGATGTTCTTCAAATCACAACACCATACATGCGTTTTTACGAGTTGGAAGCCTTGTGTGCTATGGGCGAACAGAATTACGTTTTAAAAGAAATGAAAGATTATTGGGGCGGAATGTTAAAAGAAGGCGCAACATCTTTCTGGGAAGAATACAATCCAAGTAAAAAAGGAACAGAACATTTAACGATGTATGGTCGTCCTTATGGAAAAAGCCTTTGCCATGCCTGGGGAGCAAGTCCGATTTATCTATTAGGAAAATATTATTTAGGTGTAAAACCAACAGCTCCGGGTTATAACGAATATGAAATCAAACCGAATTTAGGCGGATTGCAATGGATGGAAGGAAAAGTGCCAACACCAAAAGGTGAAGTGGCATTGTATGTAAGCAAATCAGAAATCAAAGTAAAAGCGGCTGAAGGCGAAGGAAAACTGATTATTGAAAGTAAGAGCAAGCCAAAAACCAATTCGGGAACGATTACAGAATTGGCTAAAAACAAATATCAATTGACGGTAAAACCGAATGTAGAGTACAAAATAAGTTATAAAGCAATTTAG
- a CDS encoding sodium:solute symporter, which yields MNNTIYDKLTALDFIIVAAYLVILLVIGYIVSVKQSKKNETLFMAGNSLNWYNIGFNMWGTNVGPSSLLAFASIGYTTGIVAGNFEWYAFVFLLLLAIVFAPKYIASKVSTMPEYMGKRYGDSTQTILAWYAMVKILVSWLSLGLFSGGVLVRQILGIPMWQSVTVLVIFSGIFTYAGGLKAIAKVNVFQMILLIVVSLTLSYLGLQKVGGIEALIAKTPSNFWNLVRPADDAHYPWPAILLGYPVAAVAFFCTDQSMVQSVLGAKNLEQGQLGVNFIGWLKVMALPLFILPGILCAVLYPELGSNSDLAYMTMVTNLFPSGMNGLVICVMIAVLVATIGSSLNALSTVFTNDIYVKKMNPAATIKDQIKVGRITIGAGCIFAILIAVAIDNIKGQNLFNIFQAVLGFLAPSLSVVFLLSIFWKRTTKRAVNWTLSWGSAFSLFVGVLYLWIFPADIYTAWPHFLLISFYIFVVLMVTAIVISLVDKNPETNFEIESEVPKTSKKVKLLFGLLGVTIVVLYLIFNFN from the coding sequence ATGAATAATACCATCTACGATAAATTAACTGCTTTAGACTTTATAATAGTTGCTGCTTATTTAGTGATATTATTGGTTATTGGATACATTGTTAGTGTCAAACAAAGCAAGAAGAATGAAACGCTTTTTATGGCGGGAAATTCGTTGAATTGGTACAATATTGGATTCAATATGTGGGGAACTAATGTTGGGCCATCTTCATTATTAGCTTTTGCCAGTATTGGATATACCACTGGAATTGTAGCAGGAAATTTCGAATGGTATGCCTTTGTTTTTTTACTGCTTTTGGCTATCGTTTTTGCGCCAAAATACATTGCCAGTAAAGTAAGTACAATGCCCGAATATATGGGAAAACGCTATGGTGATAGTACGCAGACCATTTTAGCCTGGTACGCCATGGTGAAAATTTTAGTAAGTTGGTTGTCTTTGGGATTGTTTAGTGGAGGTGTTTTAGTACGTCAGATTTTAGGGATTCCGATGTGGCAAAGTGTGACGGTTTTAGTGATTTTTTCTGGAATTTTTACCTATGCTGGAGGATTGAAAGCCATTGCCAAAGTGAATGTTTTTCAGATGATTTTGTTAATTGTTGTATCGCTTACCTTATCCTATTTAGGTTTACAAAAAGTAGGCGGAATCGAAGCATTAATTGCAAAAACGCCATCAAATTTTTGGAATTTAGTGCGTCCTGCAGATGATGCTCATTATCCCTGGCCTGCTATTTTATTAGGTTATCCTGTGGCTGCAGTAGCTTTCTTTTGTACGGATCAATCGATGGTACAAAGTGTATTGGGAGCCAAAAACTTAGAGCAAGGACAATTAGGAGTTAATTTTATAGGTTGGCTAAAAGTGATGGCATTGCCATTATTTATTTTACCAGGGATTTTGTGTGCCGTTTTATATCCAGAATTAGGAAGCAATTCTGACTTGGCTTACATGACTATGGTTACCAATTTATTCCCAAGCGGAATGAACGGTTTGGTTATTTGTGTAATGATTGCTGTATTAGTAGCCACAATTGGTTCTTCATTGAATGCGTTGAGTACGGTTTTTACCAATGACATTTATGTTAAGAAAATGAATCCTGCGGCAACTATCAAGGATCAAATTAAAGTTGGTCGTATCACCATTGGAGCAGGATGTATTTTTGCTATTTTAATTGCTGTGGCGATTGATAATATAAAAGGACAAAATTTATTCAATATTTTTCAGGCAGTTTTGGGCTTTTTGGCGCCATCTTTATCGGTTGTGTTTTTATTGAGTATTTTTTGGAAACGTACCACAAAGAGAGCCGTAAACTGGACACTTTCATGGGGTTCAGCTTTTAGTTTGTTTGTTGGGGTTTTGTATTTATGGATTTTTCCAGCTGATATTTACACAGCCTGGCCTCACTTTTTATTAATTTCTTTTTACATTTTTGTCGTTTTAATGGTGACAGCCATTGTCATTTCATTAGTGGATAAAAATCCCGAAACTAATTTCGAAATCGAGTCAGAAGTTCCTAAAACCAGTAAAAAAGTCAAATTGTTGTTTGGTTTATTAGGAGTAACAATTGTCGTTTTATATCTCATTTTTAATTTCAATTAA
- a CDS encoding glycoside hydrolase family protein — MKNTIKYFALVISALLIASCATTKYKKREITDSVMNEIYNEVKTPYKYGLVMVPADNSYKMDCPSVFRKDNKWFMTYLIYDGRGYETWLAESDDLLHWKHLGKVMSFSKDETHWDVNQKAGYIALQDPTWGGSYKWNKFDGKYWMSYFGGNTTGYEAGVLSIGMAYTKQSPTKAHEFERLPKPVLTPKDKDASFWDNSTMYKNSVIEDKERITGNKFIMYYNARGDSLNPAKGAERIGMAVSNDMKTWKRYGKKALLNHHRGITGDAYIQRVNDTWVMFYFGAFWTGWDQGAFNRFAVSNDLVNWKEWKGDNLIESSEPYDNMFAHKSFVVKHDGVVYHFYCAVNKAEQRGIAVATSKDLGKSETNFVAPPEKKKKN; from the coding sequence ATGAAGAACACAATTAAATATTTTGCACTAGTAATTTCAGCTTTGCTGATTGCAAGTTGTGCAACCACCAAATACAAGAAAAGAGAAATTACCGACAGCGTTATGAATGAAATTTATAACGAGGTAAAAACACCTTATAAATACGGTTTGGTGATGGTGCCAGCGGATAACTCATACAAAATGGATTGTCCTTCGGTTTTCCGAAAAGACAACAAATGGTTTATGACTTATTTGATTTATGATGGAAGAGGATACGAAACCTGGTTGGCTGAAAGTGACGATCTATTGCATTGGAAACATTTAGGAAAAGTAATGTCTTTTTCAAAAGATGAAACTCATTGGGATGTCAATCAAAAAGCAGGTTATATTGCATTACAAGACCCAACTTGGGGTGGAAGCTACAAATGGAATAAATTCGATGGTAAATACTGGATGAGTTATTTTGGTGGAAATACAACCGGATATGAAGCAGGTGTTTTGTCAATCGGAATGGCTTATACGAAACAATCTCCAACAAAAGCACACGAATTTGAACGTTTACCGAAACCTGTTTTAACGCCAAAAGATAAAGATGCAAGTTTTTGGGATAACAGTACGATGTACAAAAATTCGGTTATTGAAGACAAAGAACGCATTACCGGAAACAAATTTATCATGTATTACAATGCCCGTGGCGATAGTTTGAATCCGGCAAAAGGAGCTGAACGTATTGGTATGGCAGTTTCTAATGATATGAAAACCTGGAAACGTTATGGTAAAAAAGCTTTGCTAAATCACCATAGAGGAATTACAGGCGATGCCTATATTCAGCGTGTTAACGATACCTGGGTGATGTTTTATTTTGGAGCTTTTTGGACTGGCTGGGATCAAGGTGCATTCAATCGTTTTGCTGTTTCGAATGATTTAGTAAACTGGAAAGAATGGAAAGGTGATAATTTGATTGAATCTTCAGAACCGTATGATAATATGTTTGCCCACAAATCATTTGTAGTAAAGCACGACGGAGTGGTATATCATTTTTATTGTGCGGTAAACAAAGCAGAGCAAAGAGGAATTGCTGTTGCAACCTCTAAAGATTTAGGTAAGAGTGAAACTAATTTTGTGGCTCCTCCGGAAAAGAAAAAAAAGAATTAG
- a CDS encoding L-rhamnose mutarotase: protein MFLKNRHPLLSFLFLFFTVFSMQAADIWVATNGNDANEGTKASPLATVHMALRKARELRRLKDASVKGGIHIIIKDGTYYFDEPLFVRPEDSGTADSPTTIEADANAKPIFNGGIEIKNWKKTTTSINGLKKGTVWVADAPEIAGELINYRQLWVNDVKAVRAKSTAGTTMERILSWDKETETCWIPFKDKSIKFEPGMEMFIVQWWAIANLRIKNIEVKKDSARLSFEKPESRVQSEHPWPAPWISKNNGNSAFFLNNGLSMLNEAGEWYLDRKNRKIYYIPRAGENMASAKVTVPVLENLIQIKGTIDSPVHDVKFKGISFQYSNWLRPSQQGHVPLQAGMYLLDAYKLKTPGTPNQASLENQAWVGRPRAAVEVNFANNTIFESCSFEHLSSTGLDLHKGTNNNKVQGNLFKDIGGNGINLGVFSEEAFEAHLPLQVKDDREVCSNELIADNLITNVANEDWGCLGIAAGFVKNLTIEHNEISDVAYSGISMGWGWTHTENVMRNNKILANKIHHYAKHLHDVAGIYTLSSQPDSRIEENYIDKVYNSPYAHDPFLWLYLYTDEGSQGFTIKNNWIPIQKILKNNNGPKGNIWQDNNQFVSNSVKENSGIRAPFANLKKEVVVDEAWGLQEMPKSVAIELIGKNFDIEKIKSTIKGFRIVGEELYQWENHLVIYGLMNQPERTKRKLALAFPALEIKIYENPIYDFQNLERCKDSKPASEWENIVLTANLVADEKMQKEYVDYHTTQFEKWPEIAKGFCNADFQQLQVFKNGRQLMLVISIPKGESLDKLNPKTTENNPRVDEWNAIMKKYQTGIEDAKQGETWIFLKNIK, encoded by the coding sequence ATGTTTCTAAAAAACCGACATCCTTTATTGAGCTTTTTGTTTCTGTTTTTTACTGTGTTTTCAATGCAGGCTGCCGATATTTGGGTTGCGACAAACGGTAATGATGCCAATGAAGGTACAAAAGCAAGTCCCTTAGCAACCGTGCACATGGCACTGAGAAAAGCCAGGGAATTGCGTAGGCTTAAAGATGCTTCGGTAAAAGGAGGAATTCATATTATCATAAAAGACGGGACTTATTATTTTGATGAACCATTGTTTGTAAGACCAGAAGATTCTGGAACAGCTGATAGTCCAACAACTATTGAAGCAGATGCCAATGCAAAACCGATATTTAACGGAGGAATTGAAATTAAGAATTGGAAAAAAACCACTACTTCCATCAACGGATTAAAAAAAGGAACAGTGTGGGTTGCTGATGCTCCGGAAATAGCGGGTGAATTAATCAATTACCGCCAACTTTGGGTAAATGATGTAAAAGCGGTGCGAGCTAAAAGTACGGCTGGAACTACCATGGAAAGGATTTTGTCTTGGGACAAGGAAACCGAAACTTGCTGGATTCCTTTCAAAGACAAGTCAATTAAGTTTGAGCCAGGAATGGAAATGTTCATCGTGCAATGGTGGGCAATTGCCAATTTACGTATCAAAAATATCGAAGTTAAAAAAGATAGTGCCCGACTTTCATTCGAAAAACCAGAAAGCCGCGTGCAAAGCGAGCATCCCTGGCCAGCGCCTTGGATTTCGAAAAATAACGGAAACTCAGCATTCTTTTTAAACAACGGTCTGTCAATGCTGAATGAAGCTGGCGAATGGTATTTGGATAGAAAAAACAGAAAGATTTATTACATTCCAAGAGCAGGAGAAAATATGGCTTCCGCCAAAGTAACGGTTCCGGTTTTAGAGAATTTGATACAAATAAAAGGGACTATTGATTCGCCAGTACACGACGTGAAATTCAAAGGAATTTCTTTTCAGTACAGCAATTGGCTTCGTCCTTCTCAGCAAGGTCACGTTCCGTTGCAGGCAGGAATGTATTTATTAGATGCTTACAAATTGAAAACTCCAGGAACGCCGAATCAGGCTTCTTTAGAAAATCAGGCTTGGGTGGGAAGACCAAGAGCAGCTGTAGAAGTGAATTTTGCTAATAACACGATTTTCGAATCTTGTAGTTTTGAGCATTTGTCTTCTACAGGATTGGATTTGCACAAAGGAACAAATAACAACAAAGTACAAGGAAATCTTTTTAAAGACATAGGTGGAAACGGAATTAATTTGGGCGTTTTCTCTGAGGAAGCTTTCGAAGCGCATTTACCATTACAAGTAAAAGACGATAGAGAAGTTTGTTCGAATGAATTAATTGCTGATAATTTGATTACTAATGTTGCCAATGAAGATTGGGGATGTTTAGGAATTGCAGCTGGTTTTGTGAAGAATTTGACTATTGAACATAACGAAATTTCTGATGTAGCTTACAGCGGAATTTCGATGGGTTGGGGTTGGACACACACCGAAAACGTGATGCGAAACAATAAAATTTTGGCGAATAAAATTCATCATTATGCGAAACATTTGCATGATGTTGCTGGAATTTACACGCTTTCATCACAGCCAGACAGTCGAATAGAAGAAAATTACATTGATAAAGTGTACAACAGTCCGTATGCTCACGATCCATTTTTATGGCTGTATTTGTATACTGATGAAGGAAGTCAGGGCTTTACGATTAAAAACAACTGGATTCCGATTCAGAAAATATTAAAAAACAACAATGGTCCGAAAGGGAATATTTGGCAGGATAACAACCAGTTTGTGAGCAATTCGGTTAAGGAAAATTCGGGTATCCGTGCGCCATTTGCTAATTTGAAAAAAGAAGTAGTTGTTGATGAGGCTTGGGGATTACAAGAAATGCCAAAATCGGTAGCGATTGAATTAATCGGGAAGAATTTTGATATCGAAAAAATCAAATCGACGATAAAAGGTTTCCGAATTGTAGGCGAGGAATTGTACCAATGGGAAAATCATCTGGTGATTTATGGCTTGATGAATCAGCCAGAAAGAACAAAAAGAAAACTGGCTTTGGCTTTTCCAGCATTGGAAATCAAAATATATGAAAACCCAATTTATGATTTTCAGAATTTAGAAAGATGCAAGGATTCCAAGCCGGCATCTGAATGGGAAAATATTGTATTGACTGCCAATTTAGTAGCCGATGAAAAAATGCAAAAAGAGTATGTGGATTATCACACAACTCAGTTTGAAAAATGGCCGGAAATTGCTAAAGGTTTCTGTAATGCCGATTTCCAACAATTGCAGGTTTTCAAAAACGGAAGACAATTAATGTTAGTAATCAGTATTCCAAAAGGAGAAAGTTTGGATAAATTAAATCCAAAAACTACCGAAAATAATCCTCGTGTTGACGAATGGAATGCCATAATGAAAAAATACCAAACAGGTATTGAAGATGCAAAACAAGGAGAAACCTGGATTTTTCTGAAAAACATAAAATAA